One window of Phycisphaeraceae bacterium genomic DNA carries:
- a CDS encoding ABC transporter ATP-binding protein: MVTQATPTANPDSVRTVRTSPLLQVQDLKTHFPVRSGLLQRITGYVKAVDGVSFHINQGETLGLVGESGCGKTTVGRSILRLIPATGGKVTFDGKSVFGATGMQLQSLRRQMQIIFQDPAGSLNPRMRIASIIGEPLIVHKLIESRDELRAKVEELLVRCGMPKAAADRYPHEFSGGQRQRIGIARALALNPKFIVCDEPTSALDVSIQAQIINLLTDLQRDFGLSYLFISHDMAVVQHTCQRIAVMFKGRIVEEGTREDILNNPQHKYTQSLLSAVPNADPRTVKKRVIYSAIEN, from the coding sequence ATGGTCACCCAAGCGACTCCCACAGCCAATCCTGACTCCGTTCGCACAGTCCGCACAAGCCCACTGCTGCAGGTCCAGGATCTCAAGACCCATTTTCCGGTCCGCTCGGGACTGCTCCAACGGATCACTGGGTACGTCAAAGCAGTCGATGGCGTCTCATTCCACATCAACCAGGGTGAAACGCTCGGGCTTGTTGGCGAATCTGGCTGCGGCAAGACAACGGTCGGGAGATCCATCCTCAGACTCATCCCAGCAACCGGTGGCAAAGTCACATTCGATGGCAAGAGTGTCTTTGGGGCAACTGGCATGCAGCTTCAGTCTCTTCGCAGGCAAATGCAGATCATCTTCCAGGATCCCGCAGGTTCGCTCAACCCGCGCATGCGTATCGCCTCGATCATCGGCGAACCACTGATCGTCCATAAACTGATCGAATCGCGCGATGAGTTGCGTGCGAAGGTCGAGGAGTTGCTTGTCCGCTGCGGCATGCCGAAAGCAGCAGCAGACAGATACCCGCACGAGTTCTCGGGCGGCCAGCGCCAGCGCATCGGGATCGCCCGCGCCCTCGCGCTCAACCCCAAGTTCATCGTCTGCGATGAGCCCACCAGCGCACTTGATGTGTCCATCCAGGCACAGATCATCAACCTGCTGACCGATCTGCAGCGAGACTTCGGATTGAGCTATCTCTTCATCTCACACGATATGGCAGTCGTCCAGCACACATGCCAGCGGATCGCTGTGATGTTCAAAGGGCGCATCGTCGAAGAGGGCACGCGCGAAGACATCCTCAACAATCCACAGCACAAATATACACAGTCACTGCTGTCAGCGGTACCGAACGCCGATCCACGCACTGTGAAGAAACGCGTGATCTACTCTGCGATTGAGAACTGA
- a CDS encoding helix-turn-helix transcriptional regulator, translated as MTVSEQLRNAIENSGLSRYRISQDTGVPASVLSRFVAGGHGMRSENIDTLCKYFGLELKKRSSRKRN; from the coding sequence ATGACCGTTTCTGAGCAACTCCGGAATGCGATCGAGAACAGTGGCCTGTCCCGTTATCGCATCAGTCAGGATACAGGTGTTCCAGCAAGTGTGCTCTCGCGGTTTGTCGCGGGTGGGCACGGAATGCGGTCTGAGAACATCGACACACTCTGCAAGTACTTCGGACTTGAACTCAAGAAACGCTCGTCGAGAAAGAGGAACTGA
- a CDS encoding AAA family ATPase: protein MTVQALYPDSILNDPVDSTQHSRSTNTKRLKAHSSLELAIEEQRYAGFPVSTWKYFDDQRTLVGAVVRFEHESSKKTYRPFYRNSEGLWETRAIPPKRPMYRLPEVLNLDVDKTVYVCEGEKAVDAAVSCGLEAVTSAGGSNASKHTDWSPLNGRDVVVLPDNDPQGSKYARDVVMYLKGAGARSVRILDLSQVFGPLEPHDDIADIAKRIDRQTVRDTVQLHLASNPTVGERISRCEISTTCMDSVTPRSMSWLWKDRVILGGVTLLVGKPGDGKSFATADIAARVSTGRDWPDGTSCPQGDVVFILGEDPIDSVLVPRLSAQSAELSRVHVLEGTLEYTPQGDSQVSMFSLDSLDALEEQLDRLPNAKLVILDPVGTFLGTEVDAYRDNEVRSVLGPLQKLAERREIAVVLVAHQRKSMATHADDLVLGSRAFTGLARSVLHLVRDHDDNERRLLLHGKNNYAKSQGGLAFRLDEADPPTLIWDSGLVEMTANEYLASRPVDSEERSEQDAVNEWLWDLVQSGVRLRDEVGKRAKAAGITARRITKAIKQLRLVNKPGGVGKPWVLSLPVEET, encoded by the coding sequence TTGACGGTTCAAGCTCTCTATCCCGATTCGATACTCAATGACCCGGTTGATTCGACTCAGCACTCGCGTTCAACGAACACCAAACGCCTCAAGGCACACTCGTCGCTGGAGCTGGCGATCGAAGAACAGCGATACGCCGGGTTCCCTGTCAGCACTTGGAAGTACTTCGATGACCAGCGAACACTCGTTGGAGCCGTTGTCCGATTCGAGCATGAGTCCAGCAAGAAAACCTATAGACCGTTCTATCGAAACTCAGAGGGACTTTGGGAAACCCGAGCAATCCCTCCGAAGCGCCCTATGTATCGTCTGCCAGAGGTGCTCAATCTTGATGTTGACAAAACTGTGTATGTCTGCGAAGGAGAGAAAGCGGTTGATGCAGCGGTAAGCTGCGGACTCGAAGCCGTGACAAGTGCCGGCGGTTCAAATGCTTCCAAACACACAGACTGGTCACCTCTCAATGGTCGTGATGTCGTCGTTCTCCCAGACAATGACCCGCAGGGATCCAAGTACGCAAGGGATGTTGTAATGTATCTGAAGGGTGCAGGTGCTCGATCGGTTCGCATCCTCGATCTCAGCCAGGTATTCGGCCCTTTGGAACCACATGATGACATCGCAGACATTGCCAAGCGGATCGACAGGCAAACCGTGCGAGACACAGTTCAGTTGCATCTTGCATCTAATCCGACCGTTGGGGAGCGCATCTCTCGGTGCGAGATCAGCACGACATGTATGGATAGTGTGACACCTCGCAGCATGTCATGGCTTTGGAAGGATCGTGTGATTCTCGGCGGTGTCACATTGCTGGTGGGCAAGCCCGGGGATGGAAAGTCCTTTGCGACTGCTGACATTGCAGCTCGCGTTAGTACTGGGCGAGACTGGCCCGATGGAACTTCGTGCCCACAAGGAGACGTTGTGTTCATTCTTGGCGAAGATCCCATCGACTCTGTGCTGGTTCCCAGGCTCTCGGCACAATCGGCAGAACTGTCGCGAGTACACGTTCTAGAAGGAACTCTGGAATACACACCACAGGGCGACTCTCAAGTGTCAATGTTCTCACTTGACAGCCTAGATGCGCTAGAAGAACAACTTGACAGGCTTCCGAATGCCAAACTCGTCATCCTCGATCCGGTCGGAACATTCCTTGGAACCGAGGTCGACGCGTATCGTGACAACGAAGTCCGAAGCGTCCTCGGTCCGCTTCAAAAGCTCGCCGAGCGTCGTGAGATTGCCGTTGTCTTGGTTGCTCATCAGCGAAAGAGCATGGCAACTCATGCAGACGATCTTGTGCTGGGCTCACGAGCGTTCACCGGGCTTGCTAGGAGTGTGCTGCATCTCGTTCGAGATCACGACGACAATGAGCGAAGGCTCCTTCTTCATGGCAAGAACAACTACGCGAAATCTCAGGGCGGACTGGCATTTCGACTTGATGAAGCGGATCCACCGACGCTCATTTGGGATTCCGGATTGGTTGAAATGACGGCGAATGAGTACTTGGCATCGCGACCAGTCGATTCGGAAGAGCGAAGTGAACAAGATGCTGTAAATGAATGGCTTTGGGATCTTGTGCAGTCGGGTGTCCGGCTGCGCGACGAGGTGGGAAAACGGGCGAAGGCTGCAGGAATCACGGCTCGGCGCATCACGAAGGCCATTAAACAGTTGAGATTGGTCAACAAACCGGGCGGAGTGGGAAAGCCCTGGGTGCTCTCACTCCCAGTCGAAGAGACATGA
- a CDS encoding helix-turn-helix domain-containing protein has product MPNEVHRQSIPMPASYKGAIDQSKNHTQQLLVDSKTAAAMLSISERTLWSLKDKGIIPSRKINSLVRFYIPDLHAWIDAGCPRRNYWQQPSQRTGGSIGPH; this is encoded by the coding sequence ATGCCGAATGAAGTCCACAGGCAAAGCATCCCCATGCCGGCAAGCTACAAGGGCGCAATAGATCAATCGAAGAATCATACCCAGCAGTTGCTCGTCGATTCAAAGACGGCTGCAGCAATGCTGTCGATCAGCGAGAGGACTCTGTGGTCTCTCAAGGACAAGGGCATCATTCCCAGTCGCAAGATCAACTCGTTAGTTCGATTCTACATTCCAGACTTGCACGCCTGGATAGATGCAGGATGTCCACGACGCAACTACTGGCAGCAGCCATCGCAAAGAACAGGGGGTTCCATTGGCCCCCATTGA
- a CDS encoding DEAD/DEAH box helicase family protein produces MPPEFFHQPILNSPYEYPLRHWELDENGQPTNRIVESRRRAEFVTPIPKPKKRRGNAAQEELVFNEATEVSSDEQRYETMSIVNDVRSRVDAWRQLKNPNDWRVTPETTRLLQHWRHHVFSTLRPFFCQVEAVETLIWLSEVAPHLGKEARFFLDHFECASEQANPGLQRLALKLATGAGKTTVMAMIIAWQTINAVRRPNSNRFTRGFLVVAPGLTIRDRLRVLQPHDPDSYYRSRELVPNDMLPDLDRAKIVITNYHAFKLRETMQLSSGGRALLQGRGEELLTTETEGQMLQRVMPDLMGMKGVVVLNDEAHHCYREKPGDTDEDELKGDDKREADKNREAARLWISGLEAVGRKLGLLRVVDLSATPFFLRGSGYAEGTLFPWTTNDFSLMDAIECGIVKLPRVPVADNIPGEDTPVFRELWKHIAKQMPKKGRGSSGFIDPLAIPEKLQTALEALYGHYAKTYELWEKEGINVPPCFIVVCQNTAISKLVFDFISGFVKPNEDGTEQLIEGRLPLFRNTDEHGNPLARPRTLLIDSEQLESGEALDKDFRDKASDEIDRFRREIVERTGDRKAADKITDQDLLREVMNTVGKQGRLGESIRCVVSVSMLTEGWDANTVTHVIGVRAFKTQLLCEQVIGRALRRQSYELNEEGRFNVEYADVLGIPFDFNAKPVVAPPQPPRPTVHVKAIRPDRDQLEITFPRVEGYRVELPEERLTAKFDSDSTLELTPELVGPTVTTNEGIIGEGVDLTLVHTGDLRRSTLLFHLTQRLLFTKWRDPGEDPKLHLFGQLKRVTKQWLDNHLVCKGQTYPAQLMYLSLADMACERITRGIVRQHIGDTPIKAVLDPYNPTGSSALVNFNTSKTDRWETSAQRCHVNWVILDSDWEAEFCRVAEAHPKVVAYVKNHNLGLEVPYRYGSESRKYRPDFIVLVDDGHEPNADGTPNLLHLVVEIKGYRREDAKEKAGTMRDYWVPGVNNLRSFGRWAFAEFVDVYEMQADFEAKVQEHFNRMIDTAVLTLRDAAQTEEHV; encoded by the coding sequence TTGCCCCCCGAGTTCTTTCACCAACCAATTCTCAACTCCCCTTACGAGTATCCGTTGCGCCATTGGGAACTTGATGAGAACGGCCAACCGACAAATCGCATTGTCGAATCGCGACGCCGAGCCGAGTTCGTCACGCCAATTCCCAAGCCGAAGAAGCGACGTGGCAATGCTGCTCAAGAGGAGTTGGTATTCAATGAGGCCACTGAAGTGTCCTCTGATGAGCAGCGCTACGAGACGATGTCGATCGTCAACGACGTTCGTTCTCGCGTCGATGCGTGGCGACAGTTGAAGAATCCAAACGACTGGCGTGTGACACCAGAGACCACAAGACTATTGCAACACTGGCGTCATCATGTGTTCAGCACACTTCGACCATTCTTTTGTCAGGTAGAAGCCGTCGAGACGTTGATTTGGCTTAGTGAAGTTGCTCCTCATCTTGGGAAAGAAGCCCGTTTCTTCCTCGATCACTTTGAATGCGCGAGCGAACAAGCAAACCCTGGTTTGCAGCGACTTGCACTGAAGCTCGCCACCGGCGCGGGCAAGACAACTGTCATGGCCATGATAATCGCATGGCAGACGATCAATGCCGTCAGGCGGCCGAACAGCAACCGGTTCACTAGAGGATTCCTCGTGGTGGCGCCCGGGTTGACGATTCGAGATCGACTTAGAGTCCTTCAGCCGCACGACCCAGATAGCTATTACAGGAGTCGCGAGCTTGTGCCCAACGACATGCTTCCCGATCTGGATCGAGCGAAGATTGTGATTACGAACTACCACGCTTTCAAGCTGCGAGAAACGATGCAGTTATCAAGCGGTGGCAGAGCGCTGCTCCAGGGGCGAGGCGAAGAGCTGCTAACAACTGAAACTGAAGGGCAAATGCTGCAACGGGTCATGCCTGATTTGATGGGCATGAAGGGTGTCGTGGTCCTCAACGACGAGGCGCACCATTGTTATCGCGAGAAACCTGGGGATACAGACGAGGACGAGCTCAAGGGCGACGACAAGAGGGAGGCAGACAAGAATCGAGAAGCCGCGCGCCTATGGATTTCTGGCCTCGAAGCTGTAGGCCGCAAACTCGGCCTGCTGCGCGTGGTTGATCTATCGGCCACTCCGTTCTTCTTGAGAGGGTCCGGATACGCGGAAGGCACACTCTTTCCGTGGACGACAAACGACTTCTCACTGATGGATGCGATCGAATGCGGCATCGTTAAGCTCCCTCGCGTCCCGGTTGCAGACAACATTCCGGGTGAAGACACGCCGGTATTTCGCGAACTGTGGAAACATATCGCCAAGCAGATGCCCAAGAAAGGCCGTGGGTCGAGTGGTTTTATCGATCCACTTGCTATCCCGGAGAAACTACAAACAGCACTCGAAGCCTTGTATGGGCACTATGCCAAGACCTACGAACTGTGGGAGAAGGAAGGCATCAATGTGCCGCCATGTTTCATTGTTGTTTGCCAGAACACAGCGATTTCCAAGCTGGTTTTCGATTTCATTTCTGGCTTTGTCAAACCCAACGAAGATGGAACGGAACAGCTTATCGAGGGTCGACTACCTTTGTTCCGAAACACCGATGAGCATGGTAATCCTCTTGCTCGGCCACGGACGCTCCTGATCGATAGCGAACAGCTTGAGTCAGGAGAAGCACTCGACAAAGACTTCAGGGATAAAGCCAGCGATGAGATTGATCGTTTCCGGCGCGAGATCGTGGAGCGCACCGGAGACCGAAAGGCAGCCGACAAAATTACGGACCAAGATTTACTCCGTGAAGTCATGAACACCGTGGGCAAGCAAGGGCGACTGGGTGAGTCCATTCGGTGTGTTGTTTCTGTTTCGATGCTTACAGAAGGCTGGGATGCGAACACGGTTACCCATGTAATCGGTGTTCGTGCGTTCAAAACGCAGTTGCTTTGTGAGCAGGTGATTGGTCGGGCGCTCCGTCGTCAGTCGTATGAACTCAACGAAGAAGGTCGGTTCAATGTTGAGTATGCCGATGTGCTCGGCATCCCATTCGACTTTAATGCCAAGCCGGTTGTCGCACCACCGCAGCCACCGCGACCGACAGTGCATGTGAAAGCCATTCGACCCGACCGCGACCAACTGGAGATCACGTTCCCGCGAGTTGAGGGGTATCGTGTAGAACTTCCCGAAGAGCGACTCACTGCCAAGTTTGACAGCGATTCAACACTTGAACTAACACCAGAGCTCGTTGGTCCCACCGTGACAACAAACGAAGGGATCATCGGCGAAGGTGTAGACCTCACGCTCGTCCACACAGGCGATCTTCGCCGATCGACGTTGCTGTTCCATCTCACCCAGCGATTGCTCTTCACGAAGTGGCGTGACCCAGGCGAAGATCCAAAGCTCCACCTCTTCGGGCAACTCAAGCGAGTCACCAAGCAGTGGCTCGACAATCATCTTGTGTGCAAGGGTCAGACGTACCCTGCTCAGCTCATGTATCTCTCACTTGCCGACATGGCATGCGAGCGAATCACCAGGGGTATTGTCAGGCAGCACATCGGGGATACTCCGATCAAGGCAGTTCTCGACCCATACAACCCGACAGGGTCATCTGCATTGGTCAACTTCAACACCTCAAAGACGGACCGATGGGAGACCAGTGCCCAGCGATGCCACGTCAACTGGGTGATTCTTGATAGTGACTGGGAGGCTGAGTTCTGCCGTGTCGCAGAAGCGCACCCGAAGGTCGTCGCATACGTTAAGAACCACAACCTTGGCCTCGAAGTGCCATATCGCTATGGCTCTGAGTCACGCAAGTATCGTCCCGACTTTATCGTGCTGGTGGACGACGGGCACGAACCGAACGCTGACGGCACACCGAACCTCCTGCACCTTGTGGTCGAGATCAAGGGATATCGGCGCGAGGACGCGAAAGAAAAGGCAGGCACAATGCGCGACTACTGGGTTCCCGGCGTGAACAACCTGCGTTCCTTCGGCCGGTGGGCGTTTGCAGAGTTCGTCGATGTCTACGAGATGCAGGCAGACTTTGAGGCGAAGGTTCAGGAACACTTCAACCGGATGATCGATACTGCGGTTTTGACACTGCGGGATGCCGCACAGACTGAGGAACACGTGTGA
- a CDS encoding site-specific DNA-methyltransferase, with product MAKKKTTAKTRKKTAPKKVEAITHDDASRKNIPTAEYQSVMTTEHQSPIRVAYERRNRDLDPQLVWRGKDEQDWSDLVVQAPPLFIQEKVHPKVLVDDLRRRTEADERDAEPQMDLFADFNGVPEGNAKTEFYQHDANWTNRMILGDSLQVMASLAEREGLRGKVQCIYLDPPYGIKFNSNFQWSTTSRDVKDGKKDHITREPEQVKAFRDTWRDGIHTYLTYLRDRLTVSHDLLNESGSIFVQIGDENVHRVLAVLDEVFGPGNRLGLILFKKTGGLSAKHLASVGDYILWYGKDASRTKFRPLFKKKLPGEAGATQFRYKLDELGNLHEVDFSVASQLPAEEVVYHDNFTSQKPAYNFEFAGRRFTKPFKPSPDNLPRVSRAGRFLVVGNTPRYLRKLADFPVYEINELWDDLAISGFADQKVYVVQTSPKAIERCLLMASDPGDLVLDPTCGSGTTAYVAEQWGRRWITIDTSRVSLALARARIMGARYPFFLLADSKDGVEKEAAVTRSDLPEGYAKRHYAGNVRHGFVYERVPHIGLKAIANNAEIDVIWEKFEAKLQPVREKLTGAIPAKWLAEYRKRQKYTADVPAELQEWEIPREQPEDWPGACKTLLDEFWKLRIARQKEIDASIAAKADFEYLYDKPYEDKKKVRVAGPFTVESISPHRTLGVDEDDELIDPLKPTGTPGDSEDAVDFVEMVLENLRSTGVQQAHKEDRILFSSLTPWPGHFICAEGRYVEADSDTEKRAGILIGPEFGTVSRQDLVAAAREAGDAGFDVLIACAFSYEAHATEFSKLGRIPVLKARMNAELHMGGELKNTGKGNLFVIFGEPDIGVYEGGSKALEIEVQRRQDRLPEIKQTIKMLETDVKSIKRIKDKTEDQVERLTAVKTQLYNLEREKDRANVLIDYAPAVPKGQLFVELYGVDVFHPSSGEVLSDSADGIACWFIDTDYNEESFFVRHAYFLGQSDPYKALKTTLKAEINEEAWATLNSDTSRPFKKPKGGRIGVKVINHLGDEVMKVFRVE from the coding sequence ATGGCCAAGAAAAAGACCACAGCAAAGACCCGCAAGAAGACCGCGCCAAAGAAGGTCGAGGCGATCACCCACGATGACGCGTCGCGGAAGAACATTCCGACCGCCGAGTACCAGTCCGTGATGACGACCGAGCACCAGTCGCCCATCCGCGTTGCGTACGAGCGGCGCAATCGCGATCTTGACCCGCAGCTGGTCTGGCGCGGCAAGGACGAGCAGGACTGGTCCGATCTTGTCGTTCAAGCGCCGCCGCTCTTCATCCAGGAGAAGGTCCATCCGAAGGTGCTGGTCGATGATTTGCGCCGTCGCACCGAAGCAGACGAGCGCGATGCCGAGCCGCAGATGGACCTGTTCGCCGACTTCAACGGCGTTCCCGAGGGCAACGCCAAGACCGAGTTCTATCAGCACGATGCCAACTGGACAAACCGCATGATTCTTGGTGACTCACTCCAGGTCATGGCATCGCTCGCAGAGCGCGAGGGACTGCGCGGCAAGGTCCAGTGCATCTACCTCGATCCGCCGTACGGCATCAAGTTCAACTCGAACTTCCAGTGGTCTACAACTTCTCGCGACGTGAAGGATGGCAAAAAGGACCACATCACGCGCGAGCCCGAGCAGGTCAAGGCGTTCCGTGACACCTGGCGCGACGGGATCCACACGTACCTGACATATCTGCGCGATCGGCTGACCGTGAGTCATGATTTACTGAATGAGTCTGGATCTATTTTTGTCCAGATTGGCGACGAGAATGTGCATCGTGTGCTTGCAGTGCTCGATGAGGTGTTTGGTCCAGGCAACCGACTTGGGTTAATCCTGTTCAAGAAGACAGGCGGGCTTTCAGCGAAGCATCTTGCTTCGGTCGGAGACTATATCCTCTGGTACGGAAAAGACGCATCGCGGACGAAGTTCCGACCACTCTTTAAGAAGAAGCTTCCAGGCGAGGCGGGTGCGACACAGTTTCGATACAAGCTTGATGAGCTAGGCAATCTTCACGAGGTCGACTTTTCAGTTGCCTCACAGCTTCCAGCAGAAGAAGTAGTGTACCACGACAATTTTACATCTCAGAAGCCAGCATACAACTTCGAGTTTGCCGGAAGACGATTCACAAAGCCATTCAAGCCGTCGCCAGACAACCTCCCGCGCGTATCACGTGCAGGGCGGTTCTTGGTTGTAGGCAACACTCCGCGATACCTCCGTAAACTTGCGGATTTCCCGGTTTATGAGATAAACGAGCTGTGGGACGACCTCGCAATCAGTGGATTTGCTGATCAGAAAGTTTATGTTGTTCAGACCTCGCCCAAGGCTATCGAACGTTGCTTGCTCATGGCGAGCGACCCTGGTGACCTCGTCCTCGATCCCACTTGTGGTTCCGGGACGACGGCCTATGTGGCGGAGCAATGGGGCCGGCGGTGGATCACCATTGACACGTCGCGCGTGTCGCTTGCGCTCGCTCGCGCACGGATCATGGGCGCTCGGTATCCGTTCTTTCTGCTGGCTGATTCGAAGGACGGCGTCGAAAAGGAAGCCGCGGTCACCCGGAGCGATCTGCCTGAGGGCTATGCGAAACGACATTATGCTGGAAATGTCCGGCACGGATTTGTGTATGAGCGTGTACCGCATATTGGGCTAAAGGCGATCGCGAACAACGCAGAGATCGACGTCATCTGGGAGAAGTTTGAGGCGAAGCTCCAGCCTGTTCGCGAGAAGCTGACGGGGGCGATCCCCGCGAAGTGGCTTGCTGAGTATCGCAAGAGACAGAAGTACACGGCCGATGTTCCGGCGGAGTTGCAGGAATGGGAGATCCCGCGCGAGCAACCGGAGGATTGGCCAGGCGCGTGCAAGACACTCCTTGACGAGTTCTGGAAGCTGCGCATTGCGCGCCAGAAGGAGATCGACGCGAGCATCGCAGCGAAGGCTGACTTCGAGTATCTGTACGACAAGCCCTACGAGGACAAGAAGAAGGTGCGCGTGGCTGGGCCGTTCACGGTCGAGAGCATCAGCCCGCATCGCACACTCGGCGTGGACGAGGATGATGAGTTGATCGATCCGTTGAAGCCAACGGGCACACCCGGTGACAGCGAGGATGCTGTGGACTTTGTTGAGATGGTGCTCGAAAACCTTCGGAGCACCGGCGTCCAGCAGGCGCACAAGGAAGATCGAATCTTGTTCTCGTCGCTCACTCCCTGGCCGGGGCATTTCATCTGTGCCGAGGGAAGGTACGTTGAAGCTGACAGCGACACCGAGAAGCGTGCTGGGATTTTGATCGGTCCCGAGTTTGGCACTGTATCAAGACAGGATCTGGTGGCTGCAGCGCGCGAAGCGGGAGATGCCGGGTTCGATGTGCTCATCGCGTGCGCGTTCAGCTACGAGGCGCACGCGACGGAGTTCAGCAAGCTCGGACGCATTCCGGTTCTCAAAGCGAGAATGAACGCCGAACTGCACATGGGCGGAGAACTTAAGAACACGGGCAAGGGGAACCTGTTTGTCATCTTCGGGGAGCCCGATATTGGTGTGTATGAAGGGGGTAGCAAAGCACTCGAAATAGAAGTACAACGACGTCAAGACAGACTCCCAGAGATAAAGCAAACAATTAAGATGTTGGAAACAGATGTGAAGTCGATCAAAAGAATAAAAGATAAAACAGAAGACCAAGTGGAACGCCTAACCGCTGTCAAGACTCAGCTTTATAACCTTGAGCGGGAAAAGGATCGTGCAAATGTTCTCATTGATTATGCCCCAGCTGTACCGAAGGGGCAGTTGTTTGTAGAACTCTACGGTGTAGATGTCTTTCACCCATCAAGCGGTGAAGTCCTGAGCGATAGTGCCGACGGTATCGCGTGCTGGTTCATCGATACCGACTACAACGAGGAGAGCTTCTTTGTCCGACATGCGTACTTCCTCGGGCAAAGCGATCCATACAAAGCACTCAAGACAACACTCAAGGCTGAGATCAACGAGGAAGCATGGGCGACGCTCAACAGCGATACGTCACGGCCGTTCAAGAAACCCAAGGGCGGGCGGATCGGGGTGAAGGTTATCAATCATCTCGGAGATGAGGTCATGAAGGTGTTTCGGGTAGAATGA
- a CDS encoding DUF429 domain-containing protein: MNDATPQVWVGADPGGKNAFGLALIVGNQSPRTWCVSSVDEAVESLASYGIRHIDGIGVDAPLWWSTAQSGARRVDAVLRKRYGLSGGNVQAPNSLRGAVLVQGVLLVDRVRKTFSTVNVTETHPKALLSATNVTWSAFCNQYGIECGDVSEHERDAVISAVAAREGFCGRWKNDLSLVRDPSESNPKSHWFAPVNYFWPE; encoded by the coding sequence ATGAATGATGCCACGCCACAGGTTTGGGTTGGCGCGGACCCAGGCGGAAAGAACGCCTTCGGACTGGCACTCATCGTTGGGAACCAGTCTCCCCGCACTTGGTGTGTCAGTTCGGTAGACGAAGCTGTTGAATCGCTCGCATCGTATGGTATTCGTCACATTGACGGCATCGGTGTTGATGCTCCTCTCTGGTGGTCAACGGCGCAGTCTGGTGCGCGCAGAGTCGATGCGGTGCTTCGAAAGCGTTATGGCTTGAGCGGTGGAAATGTGCAGGCACCAAACTCGTTACGAGGAGCTGTGCTCGTGCAGGGCGTATTGCTTGTCGACCGTGTTCGGAAAACGTTTTCAACCGTCAATGTCACAGAAACACATCCAAAGGCCCTCTTGTCGGCTACGAACGTGACATGGAGCGCATTCTGTAATCAATATGGGATTGAGTGTGGAGATGTTTCAGAACACGAGCGTGACGCGGTTATCTCTGCTGTCGCTGCACGAGAGGGATTTTGTGGCCGGTGGAAAAACGATCTATCGCTCGTTCGAGATCCAAGTGAATCCAACCCAAAGTCCCACTGGTTCGCCCCGGTAAACTACTTCTGGCCAGAGTAA